The region GGTTTTCTGGTCCAAGCTAAATGTTTATCTTGATAGTAcaatttaaagacatttcactaaatataaaacattgatTATTTTGTTAGCATTCAACAGCTACACCTCCCATGAGTCTCTGACTGTGTGCTATAGGTTAAGACTCCTGGGAAAGGTTGTTGAACGCTATGAAGATAATTTATATGAGTGTTCACCCTCAGGCTTACAGGCTGTAGTGGAACCGAGGCTTTCTGGGAAAAGAGGATAGGACTTAAGCTGTATGTTAAGCAGGTCACACTTTCTGttggacacacacagagtcaaaaCTACAGTCTCTCTACAGCAACTAAATCAAATTTTACACTTATGTACAGCGTGAACCTGAAAGTCTTTCATCCCATTATAATCCAGCGTCTGGTTTGATGAAGAGGGCAGAGAAGGCAAACGCCAGAAAAACAATCCCTCCAATGATTGTAACTAAGgaagcaaaaggaaaaaaagttgtttagtTATGCTGTggtttttaagatgaaaaaaaaacaatatatatgtaACTTTGTTAAAGAGATAAAGGAAAGATTAAACGTACATTCTTTTACATTTGTTCCTAAAATCcagtaaagaaaacaagaaaaacccACATCTGATTCACTCATCTCACACCACTGATTTGTTCTAATTCATGTGATAGATCTTTGTCAATCGTGACTGATCCTCAACTCAATGTGGTTTCCAGACTATCTGTCTCACTAAATATAAACACTCCAATAATCTTAATAATGCTGGAACAGATTTATATTAATAACATGTTAGAGGGGTTACATCTCCAGTAGGAGCTGGaggaaattacattaaaatgagcTGCTCTGGTCGCCCTGTTTCTGCCACGACACCCACCAGGATACGTGAtgtgagaatgaatgaatggatggataatAATATCAAGTGCAGGCAAATTAAATTACTAGCTTTAAAGGTTGTAATGATGAAAATAGATGtgttagaagaagaaaaacatcatctCACCTGTTCTGACAGAAATTTTCTGGGCGATCATTCTCCCTCCTATCACAGCCAGTCCTGTGCACAAACAGTGTCCAAGTGTACCACCCACAGCAACTCCAAATGGATCCTGGAAATTTttataaagtacattttatgTTAATGCTAAAGAATATTAAACACTGCTactaaatatttagttttagaGAGAGAATGAATGTCTAACAAACCTCCCGGGCAGCTAGAATAATGGTGGTCAGCTGAGAGCGGTCCCCCCACTCTGCCAGGAAGGTGAGTGTGAAGGCCTGGATGAAGATGGGTGAGATGAAGCTGTGCCACTTTCTCTGAGGCAGAGCAGTACCTGATCCAGCCTCCACATCTGGAGCCCCGTTAACCAGCTTCGCCCGCtggagctgcacacacacaacaagagATGTAAACgatttttttattgaaacacCATTTTAGATTTGACCACAGGTTTGACTAGtcatgatatttgatatttttgatcCAATCTACAGTATAGTATGTGCTTCAACAGCTGCTCTTCTCTCACTGTTTGTAATGGTGCCATTTCAGATAAGCATAAGGTAGAGAGATATGGCCCCCTGTAACAGGTAGAATTCCCAAGATAATGAGAAGCATTTATGACTGCAGATCAGTCGGTCAGGTCGAGTGACGTAAGGCAGATTCCCTGGGAAACCATGATAATAAACTGGCAGcatgtaaaacagtaaaacctCCATGCTTCCACGTAAACAAAATGGCTTTAACATGACTCCAATCTTCAAAAAGTCACCATTCTTCTCAAAAGTCCACCActcacaaatgtttttcttattgttccttcagttggatgtttgagcttcactgtgtagaatgatgtctgcgcagagtttgacactagaagactgttttctcattcatctgctgaaagtggaaagtttctctgtgctcactgaaaatccgATTTTAAAGGGTGagcctacgagcatgatttgtgacatcacaactagtttggagccaatcctggttcagtatgcaacttacacaagtgtgatgtgaaaacttgaaacCTTAACCCCCCAaaactgagaatggactttacagtgaagtaggagacatcttgtgtccagcagctaaacttctgaaatgaatttgcatattcattgattCTGGAAATTTGTATTGAGggaggagtagatgtcattttaaggattttaacgacATCTTTGAACaacaatttgtgtctgatatggtttttacCCAAAAAAGTATTTCATATAAATCTTAAAGATTTATATGAAACACTTTGAACTTGCGAAATTCTTCTTGCCAGTATTTCCTCCTTGCCCATGCAGGTATCACCTTATCTTCCTCTGAGAAGAACCAACACATCTTTCCTGGTAGTAAAGTAATATGAACCATTTGTGTGTCGGTTGagcataaaaaaagaaacgGTGCTACTTGTCAGAAACCATACCCACATTGATGAATTCTCTATACATGCTTCAAATTATGTATGTTTAATCATCCATTAGGCTTGATTAAACAACTTGTAGTCACACTGTAGTCATACCTGTTCTTCTCTAggttttaaaaaggtaaaaatttaatatttgaacACTGAACTGTACCTCTTCATCCTTCTTCTTGATCTCTGCCTgcacctcctccagctcctcctggccCTCATCTGGACTCATTCTCAGCCCCTCTCTCAGCATTCGTACACCAAAGATGGCAAACAGAGCGGTGGACACATAGTATGTGTAGATTCTAGGAATGATGGTGGTGGCGTAGCCAAACAGCACTGTGGGGTGAATGTGATGATTTCTTAATTACTCATAAGAAAAGTATGGAGGAATAACTCTTCATTACATGTATGTGCAAAAACCACTATATATATGTCCAAGTCTACTAACCAGAAAGACATGTCATGACTCCCAGGGCCAGCATGGCGCCCACCAGCACGGTGAGGCGGTTGTAACGCATGGCCATGATAGCTGCAATGAAAAATGTCTTGTCTCCCAACTCAGATACAATGATAACGGAGAAAGAAGCCACAAAGGCATGGATGAAGCCCAGGTTCCCTTTGCTGGGGTCATCTTCAGAAACTGCTGGACCTACAGGATGGGGACTTGAGGCTTTCTGCTAAGAAAAGCAACATAGTAACAGTCAGGTAAGTCATACTGAGTtcataataacatttaaacatgcACGTCTGTCCTGGCTGCATGCTTGTGAAACAtcaatgtaaatgtaatcacAACATTATGTCAGTATGACCCGGCAAAGCTGCCTCATGCTCTACATCCAATACATCCGCCATCTGATGCCACGTTTCCACCAAATATTTGCTTGGCTTGCGTTATCTTTTAAATGAAAGAGTAACTTTACAGTTACCCGGAACACAATGTGATACGCCTCAGTTAGCATGTAGCGGCTAGCTCGGCGGCGCTAAAAGAGGAAGCGGCACCGTTAGCATTAAAAACTGCTTCCTATCGACGACGATAAAAAGTTTAATTggtaataaaataaagtatatgCTTGTACCTCTTGCGGAGGCTGCTCTTGGACAGGTTTCTGTTCCTCTGGAGAAGCAGCAACTCCGACCGACAACAACAACACGGCGGCGAGCGGAAGAAGGACGCACATCACATTTCTGTCAGTCCGTCCTTCTCCTCCGCCGACCATGACAGGCATTATTGCTTCTAAAACACCGACTAAAGACAGTATACGCGTTAATCTCTCTACAGCGAATCACTTTATATCATCGGCAACAAAGGTGGCTAACTTCATATTAGCAACCTGTGCAATTTGAGTGACTCCTCGCTAGCACACGTCACTATCACACCGACCGAGCCAACTCAACAGAAGAGGAAGTTAGAGGTCCAAACCAGAGTCGTGATTGGTCCGTCGAAAGAGTGACATAACATTGAAGGGTGACGTAGCACTGGACAGCTCGGTGATTGGTCAGTTTCATTGTCTATAACAATCCCATGCAAATGTGATGGAAAATGTGTTCAATGCCTGAAAGACATacggggaaaaaaaactatgaagTCCACATTACAGGTTGCCTCTCACCACTACGTACCAAGTTCGAAAATACACTAAATCAAAAGAACTTACGCTTCAAATGTATCAATAACCTTTA is a window of Thunnus thynnus chromosome 8, fThuThy2.1, whole genome shotgun sequence DNA encoding:
- the tmem165 gene encoding transmembrane protein 165 isoform X2, translated to MPVMVGGGEGRTDRNVMCVLLPLAAVLLLSVGVAASPEEQKPVQEQPPQEKASSPHPVGPAVSEDDPSKGNLGFIHAFVASFSVIIVSELGDKTFFIAAIMAMRYNRLTVLVGAMLALGVMTCLSVLFGYATTIIPRIYTYYVSTALFAIFGVRMLREGLRMSPDEGQEELEEVQAEIKKKDEELQRAKLVNGAPDVEAGSGTALPQRKWHSFISPIFIQAFTLTFLAEWGDRSQLTTIILAAREDPFGVAVGGTLGHCLCTGLAVIGGRMIAQKISVRTVTIIGGIVFLAFAFSALFIKPDAGL
- the tmem165 gene encoding transmembrane protein 165 isoform X1, which produces MPVMVGGGEGRTDRNVMCVLLPLAAVLLLSVGVAASPEEQKPVQEQPPQEQKASSPHPVGPAVSEDDPSKGNLGFIHAFVASFSVIIVSELGDKTFFIAAIMAMRYNRLTVLVGAMLALGVMTCLSVLFGYATTIIPRIYTYYVSTALFAIFGVRMLREGLRMSPDEGQEELEEVQAEIKKKDEELQRAKLVNGAPDVEAGSGTALPQRKWHSFISPIFIQAFTLTFLAEWGDRSQLTTIILAAREDPFGVAVGGTLGHCLCTGLAVIGGRMIAQKISVRTVTIIGGIVFLAFAFSALFIKPDAGL